The DNA sequence CGTCGACACCACGAGTCCCATCGTCAGGTCGGCATGCGTACCTGCGAGAAATCTCTCCGACACAACAACCTACTCTGACGCTTTCGTTTCCGAAAAATTCAACATGACCTTCCATTCTCAAAGAGGATGATTTCTGGGTACCAGGGGTCCCAGGTGGCGAAGAGGGCTTCGAGAGCGGCCCAGACGGAACCGTCCCCCTCGATGcatccctcctcgacctcgccgAAATCGTCCATGGACGCGACTTTTGGGCGCCTCGTGCGGATTGAATCGACACAGGGAGGGGATTCCTACCAGGAAGTGAGACTACGACTGGGGAAGGGTAGAGGGACGGAAAGGACACTCCAGGCGGGAGCAATATACGGCGGACCTGGTCTTACTGAAGTTGTCGCAATTGGTCAGGGTAGGTTGTAGGATAGGATGAATTGCGCAGGAGTTGACACGTGTGGTTTCCTGACATATCTGCGTGCCGTGGGTGGCTAACCCGGAGCTGTTGGATATAGCTCGTGAAGTGAGCATGTCGCAAGAGGAGATGAATGGAAGGTCGAGAGCTGGGGAGGTCGCGTGGAAGTTACGTTACCCATTCAATCTCCCCATCTCGAGACCTAACCCAGCCAAGCTCTTCTTCACTCATAAATTTCCACGAAAATGCCCACTATCCCGGACACACCACTAGCTGCCAGCGTGACTCGACAGATACTTGACCTGTGCAGGCAGCTTCACCAGTTTATTCGATCTGGAGCACGTCCTTTTGGTTCACGTGAGATCTCTCTTGACATGGTCCGTGTGACCGTCCCCTTTTTGACTGTAATTCATTTCCAATGCTGACCTACAGTACGCCACCACCCAGACTCTCGAGGAAAGAATGGATAGCGTGGGGAGAACCCAAGAGAGACTCCTGGGGCTTATGGAGCAATTGagaggggatgaagaagccgAAATTGTTATCGGAGGAGCGGTGAGTATCTTAGTTTTTGGACGGAGATTGTGTAAGTTTGAGAGACACACTGACTTTGTGGCAATGAATAAGCTCGAGTACTTTGATCTTTTGCTGGGCgagttgaggagggaagTGGAGGTGAAGATTGCGTTGGCGGAGATGGCGAGAGCTGCGAGGGCTGCTTGAGTGTGCATTATGTGCATTatgtggggttgttgatgatgaagtgtGAGCTTctgggttgggaagggggtgtgtGAGGTGGCTAGTCTTTTTGAGTTTCAGACATTATTTTGAAATGTGAAGTGGACCTACCCAGTATGGGGGGCGAGCTTCCGTGTTGAAGTTAAAGTCACAAGCTTTCAAACACTCAGAATCAGAGAGTGTTAAACCTCGTCCCACTCTCCTCTTGTCCAcatctcttctctctttcgTAACCCATCAGCATCTAGGTCTAATCCAGTTCACCTGCTAGTATCAGtcaacaccacatcaacCCTGCTGCGCGAACGATCAAGAGCATACCTGAACGGTCACACAACGACACACAAGCGATGAAATAATCGTACCCAAACGAGTAAGTAACCGTTCATGAACGATGAGAAAATCCATCATGAACGAGCAAATAACCATGCTCTAACACCCACAAAGACAACCATCATGACTGTCCTTCCCGAAATGGCCCGCATGACGCTGGGCAACCTCCAGCTGACCGACGGCATCTACTTCACCATGACGCCCAACGCCTTCACCAAGCCCGAGGAAAAGCTCGAGTGGTGCCTCTACTTCGCCATCCGCTGCCTCAACGGCACCCCCCGTCTCGGACCTGATCCGGGAGGGCTTCCACTGGTCCAGAAagaacatcatcacctccgACACTATCTACTACCACGACGAGAAGAacagccgccagcgccgcTTCTGGCACCTTCGCGAGTTTGCGGACGAGGCCCCATCCTACTCCCGCTGGATAATGCAGATCGCCTTCCAGTCCGCCAAGCTGGAAACCTGCGCAAAGTTCTGCCTCgacgacaccaccccccaccaccgcaagaTCCAACACGCCTTTGCCATGCCAAGAACAGATACGGCAACACCGTCTTTTTGTACACCCGTGACGAGTCCAACCCTGTTGTCATCAACTGCGTGCTGGAGGATGCGGGGCAGAACAAAGACTTGACCAAGTGGCTGTAGTCGATGGTGTGCATCGAGGGTTccgttggtggtgaaaggAAGCGTTCTCCGCGGCAAggaaaggagaggagggtccAAGAGGGCTGCCGGTGTGAACCTCGCCTCAGTAtaacgaggaggaggaacagcaaGAGCGTGTCGTCAAGACAGCCCCATTAGAGACTGCCAACAAATTTGCGAGCATGCTTGACGAAATCAACAAGATCACGACGGATACTGCTTGGCCTTTACCTTGAGACGAGGTTGTGAGGTCTTGTACCTGGACGCAGGCAGACCGACTATGTGACCGCCTGATGATGAGGCTggagaaaagaaggcaggGGGGAGGGCAAGGTAACCTTTGGGTTACCCAAAGTCGAACCTTATGTGGTTGGCAGTTTGTTTAGTGTTTAGTGCTTCATTTCGTTATTATTACGTTGTTTCGCAGCAGGATGGGTTATTTCGCATCTTGAGAAACTCCCGGGGCTATAAGGTGTCGGATGGCGGTAGATAGCCCGGGAATTGTACCTAATAGGGTGTGTCATCAGAAGTACTGAGTTCAAAATCTTACCAACTTGTAACTTCGAGTGTCGATAGCTCCCTCCAAACATCCCATATTGCCCATTCGTGAAAGCACAGATACAAGCACCAAAAACATCCACGTTGCTCAAGAGGCAAACATCTTGCTGTGTCCGATCTCATTTCAACCGTAACCTCCCcattgctgatgatgatataTATGTACACTCCTCGCAACAAGTTCAAGTCTTGCGCGAGAATGAACAGCACCAAGCCAAACACGTGCGTTGCTTGCTTTTTGTTCAAcatccaccaaccaccaTGCCGGTAACCCATGGCGTATGTTTCCTCGAGTACTCATCGTCTATccagcaacccctccacgCAGGATTCCATCCTCTTAgtgcttcttctcggcgGAGCCCTCCTGCTCGAGGAACTTCCTATTTGCGACAAAGAGCGATGGTTAGAGCTTGGTCTCGACGACAAACAGAAGGGCATATGTTTACTTGATGAAGTCGGCCTCGTCGGAGCTGGAGGCATTGATTGGAGGGGTAGCaccgggggtggtgggcttAGCAGCGCTGCCGCCGGAGGTGGCGACGGCGACACCgccgaagagggaggcgaggacgCCCATGGCGAGCTGTTTGGTTGTAGATATGTTAGCAATTGGCCTTCGTaaatgtcgtcgtcgtcgtcgtcgtcgtcgcgccggcggcggaagggatggaggggaggagatcGGGTCATGTCggaggagaaaagagagcaCTGACGTATTGCGAAGCAACCTGCTTGCCGAAAAGATTGTACATCTGGCCGCCCATTTTGAATAGAGGTTGTTTGTCGAGAGGGAAACTCGTCGgggggtgtggttggtgatgcaGTGGGTGTGTGTAGGCTGAAAACGACGCAAAGGTCAAATGAATTGGCGACGGCAACACAGGGAAATGTCGAATTGGCCAAGCTCCGTCGTTGAGCTAAACAGCCGAGATTTTGCCAGGATCTTACTAACTCTCCGACTAGCGGCTAATAACCGTGCACGGACTGCTACTTAGGCCAAGAGGATAAGCTTTATCAGCTACCTTCCAATCCCGGTGAACCGAGACATACGTCACCAAAATCTGCGCGCAGGCGCATGCTTGAAGCTGTCGTGCCGATGACGAGAAAGACCGGAAGCTCCATTCTGAACAACCCAACTCCACGCTTTTTCAGCTGTGCAATCTCGGTGATATTCACAGTCGCATCCACTCTGCTTGATTCAGCTACTTGCAGCTacttgtttttttctctcccttGCTTGTGATCCATATCTTGCGCAAGGTTTAAAACCGGcgcaacccctccatcccactTGTCGCAAGTTCTAGCTTGCTCCCTTTCTCTAAGAAATTCTTCCttaaccatcatcacctccaacaaccagacaaaacaaaacaccgcAATGGTTTGGCccttcagctcctcatcCACTCCCTCCAAACCTGACCAACAAACCGTCCACAATGCTACCGCTGAAACCGTAAAGAAAGTCGCCAACACAACCAAAGACTTTGACCCCAGCACTAATCTCCCCGAGCCGAAGAGACTCCCCGCTGAGCTCCAAAAAATCGTCGACAAGGCCGACAAAGATGAAAACTTCTTTGACGAGCTCTACGAGGGATAGTATGTCCCCCTTTTAGTCTCTTCCCCTACCCACCCGCTTAACTAACTCCTCTACCCTCAGTGTTCCCCCATCAACCGACTCCAACGTCCGCTACGCAGCCTACGCCTCCCGCTTCcgcaccatcctcctctccgcccaCCGCTACGTAGCCTACACCTCCGACATAGGCGAGTCCTTCCGCCCCGTCGCACACCCCAACTGGGTCCGCGCAGCATACGGCATCTCCTGGGCATATATCCTCGGGGACGTCTCCTACGAGGGCTACAAAGCCTACTGGCACAACCAACGCAtcctcaaccccgccatcgagCTGTCCTCTCACCAGAAGAAATTACTTGGTGTCGAGGCGACGCATGATGGCACCTCGCCAGCGAAGCTCACGCCAGGTGTTGTCCCGCCGTTGGAGGACTACAGAACTGTCATGCTGCAACGGGGTATCTTCCAGAGCTTGGCGAGTATGGGGTTGCCGGCGTTTACGATCCACTCCGTGGTGAGGTATTCTGGCCGGGCGATGAAGGATGTCAAGAATAAGACTGTCAGGACGTGGGGTCCgattgggttgggtttggcggtggtgccgttCTTGCCGAGGATCTTTGATAAGCCGGTTGAGAATGCGGTTGAGTGGGTGTTCCACAAGGGGTTTGAGGCTTatgggggggagaagatggtgggggatgCGCCGTTgattgggagggagaggcagtTGAGTGAGAAGCCGTTGCCGagtgggaaggagaagagggagtaatgaaggaaaagaaaaggggaatgTGGTGATATTTGGTCTGATACCTGTCTACTCTTTTTTGTGTTTGTACATATTGGAATCTCCACTCGGTGGGGATACgagaggatgatggcgggAAGATTGGACTGGGTTGGAATTTACCGATATGGGTGGTTATTTTTTGATAGCgtttctcaccacccactaCTTGGCAACGAAATGAGACGCCCAGGAAGCCTTGTTAACATAAAGAGAAATGACAACAAACAGTGGTATATCAACTGGACCCCATGCTATGGAACAACTTCAAACATGTCTCAGAAAACAACGCTATGCCGTGCACTTTATAACAAAAAGAACCGAATTCCAACAATGGTAGACCCTCAGACCTTTATCAAATCCTCGGGCGCCCCCACCCCtctcaacaaaacaaccgTATTCCCACTGACCAACGCGGCCCCCAACTTCTCCCCAAAATCCAgtatcctccccccttccacatGGAACACCCTCAgcttatcctcctccttatcCGACCTGTTATTAATATTCTGCACCTGCAgactcgccgccgccgagtcGAGCATCCGCCCCACGACCCAGTCCTGACTGAAGAAGAACTCCCCCTTTGGAATCTTGGCTTTGGCAGTCTCATTCTCCGCCTCGACATAGAGATAGACCCTCTTCTCTGGCGGGATCTTTGCGTCCCCCTTTGCGGTCTTCTTGAGGGTGTTTACCGCCACGAGTTTCGTCTGTCCCTTTGCGTTGAGCCCAGATGGTCCGGCCGCCTTTGCGGCGCGGGAGTCTTTGTATTGTTCTTTTTTGGAAGCGCCCCACAACTTTAATCGTTCCAACGCAGACGTCGCCTTGGTTGTTATCGCCGCTTGTTGAGCTGCTAGGGCACTCGCTCTCGCACCGACGGGGGGTTTGGACTTGCAGTCGTGGTCTTCTTCTAGGCGGTGTTTAAGGCAGTAGTCCCTTCGGCAGGCGTTGCAGTGAACACCGGGAACGAGACTTGTCCCGATTGTTGTTTTGCATGTCCCTTCTGCGCAGGGTTTCGCGTATAGGACATCGCGGTCGCGAACGGGTTTGTGGCCGCCGAGGGAGGCTTTGGATTGTTCGGCTAGGCGTCGCCTGGTGGCCCAGGCGCCTTTTTGGGAGCAGTCGTGGCCGTCTTCAGTGCGGTGGTCGGAGCAGTAGGTTTGGGAGCAGGATTGGCatttgaaggggaggaagtcGAGTTGGTTGCAGGGGGGGTATTGGCAGTGGGCGCCGACGAGGGAGGCGTCGGTGCCGCGGGCTgcgagggcggcgggggaCATGGAGATGTAGGTTGTTTcgtttgggttgtttggggaggacATGGTGGGTGAAGCTTGGGGTGTTGCGGTCGAGGATAGATAGGGGGGTTTTATATGGAAAACGCGGTTGATAATTATAAGGGTCGGTACTCCGACACGACGATAGGGGTTGCTGACCAAGAGACAGACGGTTGATAGAAAGATGAAAGGCTGAGAGATGAGGCGGGCGAGGCGGCGTAAGGCGGTGTTTGCCTGCCCGGCAGCCTGGAACGATCTGGAAACCCGCCGGGGGGAAAGGTGGAGATTACGGACCGGGCCCGGCTGCCGATCATTTTAGCTCGGCGCCCTGCCGAGCCTTGCTCTTAGCTGCTAAGGGTTAGGGTCAGTCGCGTCTTCCCTCATTGGAATGCGCGTCATCGTTCTCTGAATGCGATTGTGACTGATTGACAAGGCTGGCCCCGATCGACAACCCTCTTTCAACTTCAAATGTTAACATCAACCTTCTAATGCTTGAAAAACTCCAACATGGTCGCCAATTCGGTACTGTCAACCACAAGAAATGCCACCACACATCCCCCTCAAACGACTCcgctctccctcccctgaaccaccacccaaaaagcggcagtcttcaacaacttcaaaGAAGAAAGCCATCGCCCCCCCCCGTAAACCAACCCTCTTCGACGACCTCGACGCCGGCTCCACCCCCCGTTCCTCAACCAagacctccctcctcgaaaTTGAAGCTAGCGATGACGACACCAGCTCCTTGACGTCCCTCTCCGACGCCGATTTCGAGGACGTCCCGCTGGATGGTCCTGGCACAAAACGTCGAAAACTCTCCCAACCCTCCTCTAcagaagatgaagacatCGAATTCGAAGATGTCCCCACGCCTACTGCGCCAGCTCCCGATGTTGCTATCCCCAGTCAGGACCTCGATCTGACGTTGGTACGGGATACCAGAATCAATCTCGCTGCCGcgatggggaagaaggggccCTCGAAGCTTGAAAGAAAGATCAGGATAGCTGCACATGGTGTCCATGTCCAGTTGTTACTATGGCACAATGCGCTGAGGAATGCGTGGTGTAGTgacgaggaggtgatggcgatCATGATATCGCATTTACCGCCTAGgctgtgggaggaggtggatagatggaggaggagcagtgGGTTGGAGGTACAGGTGGAggagccaccaccaaagggGAAGACagctgggaaggggaaaggcgAGGGGAAAGCGACAGAGAAAGGGAGGGAATGGGGAGCGGCAGCTAAGCATCTTGAAAAAGGAGCTGTCGATATGTCGCATGGAGATCCATTATTCAGACTGATGAAGGTCCTCACATCATGGTGGAAACAACGGTTCAAGATCACGGCACCAGGGCTGCGCAAGCAGGGGTACATGTCCCTAGAACGACTCGACAGAATCACCAAGGCTTTCAAGCAAACGAACGGTGACGATCAAGACCGCTTCGGGGAGAAGATTGATGGTTTAGAAGGCTTCAGAAAGCGCGCACAGTCGTGTGCAGGCAGCCGCGATGTTGGTGCCCAGTTATTCACCGCTCTACTACGAGGACTGGGAATTGAAGCTAGATTGGTGGCCAGTCTACAACCCTTGGGATTCGGGTGGAACAAACTCGAGGAAGCCGACCCTGAAAAGGAAGAGCATTACCTCTCGGAAAGCAATCCTGAAAAACCTCCCGTGCCAGCCACcaaactaccaccacccagaGCAAAGAAAACACCtgccaaaccaccccccaaaacagcCCGATCAACCCGGCATTcccaaaaaccaccccccgaACCCTCCTCCGATCTCGAATCcctctccgactcctccAACGATCTGAtaatccccccttccccttccccacctccaacctccccaaccaagaCCCCCAAAAAGGTGTACGATCAAGACTTGGAATACCCCCACTACTGGCTCGaagccctctcccccgccacccacaaatacctccccctcgaccccctcaaacccctcctagccaccaaccccgacctTTTGTCTCACTTTGAACCCCGCGGCTCCAAAGCCGACCGCGCCCGCCAGGTAATGGCATACATCATCGCCCACTCCCCCGACGGCACAGCCAAAGACGTCACCATCCGCTACCTCAAAGGGCAACAACTCCCAGGACGAACCAAAGGCAGCCGGCTACCCCCCGAAAAAATTCCCGTGTACGACAAGAACGGAAAAGTGAAAAGATACGAGGAGTATGACTGGTtcaagagggtgatgagCTCCTACATTCGCGGCCGtgacccctcccacccattGACAGAAGCAGACACCCTCGAAAACGAGACCGATCTCAAACCCGCCGAGCGGGTGGACAAGGTGgtcaaagaaggagaggagacaCTGCAGTACTACAAGCAATCCAAAGAGTTTGTGTTGGAACGCCACCTCAAGAGAGAAGAAGCGCTCCTGCCGACCGCGAAACCGGTCAAGATGTTTGTTcaaaacaagaacaagaaaccGGGTGCACAAGGCGAGGCGGTCTACAGCCGTAGAGACGTCGTCCAAGTCAAGAGCGCAGAAACATGGCATAAACAGGGACGTGCCCCTAAACAAGGGGAGGCCCCCCTGAAAAAGGTGCCCTATCGAGCAGCGACTACAAATCGGAGAAGGGAGATTGCAGAGGCGGAGTTGGCTACGGGAGCAAAGGTTTTGCAGGGGTTGTATAGTCACGCGCAGACAGACTGGATCATACCGCCGCCGATTCAAGATGGAAAGATACCAAAGAATGAGTATGGGAATATTGATTTGTTTGTCCCGACCATGTGCCCCGAGGGTGCGGTTCATGTTCCTTTccggggggcggggagggttGCAAGGAGATTGGGGATAGATTatgcggaggcggtggtggattttGAGTTTGGGCATCGGATGGCTGTGCCGGTTATtcagggggttgttgtggcGGAGGAGTTTTATGAGAaaatggtggaggagctggagagggatgaggcggagaggaggaggaaggaggatgagaagaggaggaagagggcgctggggatgtggaggaggatgttgatggggttgaggatTGTGGAACGGTTGGAGGGGCACTATGGGAATgtcaaggagggggagcaggaaGGGGGTGCGGGACAAATCGGTGGTGACGTGCATATGGCGGGAGAgggggcgggagggtttgaggcggaggaggatcaGATGGCGGGGGGATTCCTGCCGGAGGGACATGAGGCGGACGACTTGGGCGGCGGGGGCTTTTTTGCCGAGggccaggaggaggacgagcaACATGGGCGCACAACTTCAGGGTACTTCCCTACCGTCCACTCCGAtaacgacgacgatgacggggAGGATGTGCTCGAGATTGATCATGGTGATGTGAGCGGTGTGTTGAGCGAGGCGGTGAGTCCGGAGCCAGCGTCACTGTCGCCATCGCCCAGGCCAGAAATCGAAGAAACCAAGGcgccaccgaggaggagcgcaAGGCGGAAGGCGCCGGTCAAGCCCAAAGCCGCGGCGGCTGGTGGAaagcgaggaaggaggaggcgaaacGTTGCGTCAACGAgctccgaggaggaggaaatcgaGGAGGGATACGAGGTTTTTGGTTCTGGGGAGGATTAGTTGCAGTGAGAGATACATGTCCGGCTAGGTAGATAATTCGATAATGCAATTGTCCAACCCGCAGAAACCGGGGTACTGCGGGGAAGTAAAATATATGTCATTGACTGGCTCGAATTGTTCCTTGTCAGCGCCGAATCGATGCATAAAATCCTGCCATCACGTTCACATTTTGGTGGTTCATGCAGGGCTAATGCAAGATGGAGGAGTACTGGATGGGGAAAGGTGTGGTGGGCGATGGGTGAGCTGAGAGGGGTCTTGGGGTGGTGTGCCGGTCGAAGTATTGAAAGGTTGGAAATATTACAGAAAGTGACATATCAGATGCGGTATACGAGAGATAACGCCGAGGACGGGAGAGTGATCGATCGATGCCGGTTGTGTGTTTTTTGATCCCGAGACATGACACTTCTGTAAGCCTGAAAATAAGGACAGGTTTGTGGTGCCTGTTCCTTTTGTGTGGAAAGAAACGTGGAGTCAGAGTTGAAGGTAGGCAGAACACGCACCTGGACATTAAAGGCTTCCGGCTTTTGCATAAGTCCTGTGTGACGTTTCCTCACCCTCTGGAGCTTGTCCATGTGGTTTTCTGTGGGGACAACCGATGGAATGTCCGCGGCTGACGGCAGAGTGCTCACGCCCGATGTCAAGGGAATGTCGGTGCCACGCTGGATGAGGCTAAAAGTTGAGATGGGAGAATACCGAGAGCGAAGCAATGTCCGAGTTGAATGTCTAGTCAGCACTGAACTACAAGGGTGAAAGACAATATCCTTCTATCGGAATGATCGCTCCGTGGGGTCCCCTGTAACTGCCGGGGTTCTTGGTGGGTCGGTCCAGAGCGCCGGGTTCGGGGAGTTTCGAGTGCTAAGGCGCTATCAGGTTGCAGGCGGAGTCTCGGTGTCTGGTTGATAAGTGGAATATCACGAATTTCCGAGCATGTGCAAGAGATGGTGGTTTGCTTTCCTGGTTCTGTTTGACATCAGGTGCCACATGATGCCCACCGACAAGCCGCTCCGGCATGAGCGAATGGGAGGCATTGTCACTCTGCAAAAAATACGTGGGATTACGAGCAGACATCGCGTGTTTGTTGTGGGGAACAGGTAATGGCCCTGTAATTTACCCCCCTGGAATGTGAAGCTGTCTGTCGGCCGGGGTATGGCCCGTGCAACAGGGCAGCTCATTGCCTGCTCGGTCGAGGCTGGAGCAACACCACCTGGCTCAAGAGACCCGActcaacttctcctcccacacTTGGAATAATTGAACACTCACTCTTCCTTGCTCAATCACCTCCAGGTTTTTGCCATGTCGGCCACGTCGCCGCTCTTTCCCGGAGGACCCTGAGCAAGGATTTGAATTTTTGCGCCCACCTGCTCTGGAAGCCGGTCGGGGTGGTTTGGGCCATTTGGACTTTTTTTGCTTAATTGGAAGGTGTTCCGGTTTCGTCGCGCGCGGTCAGTCGCTCAGTgctcagtcagtcagtcagccagccagccagcctcaTCTGAAGCTCGTGCCTGCCACTACTCCGCGGTATACGAGTCGCCGCCAttcacacccccctccacccactgTCCCCGTAATATACCAAGCTCTAACTGACTGCACTGCTCAAACCTGGGACTGCGGGGCACTTTCCCAGGTTTTACTTTATACCTTACGTACCTGTCCTGTAActtacaccaccgccggcgctGCAAGAGCATGACCTGGACCAGGACcgcatctccctcccaacctaATTCTCAACATGGACCACGACGCATACCTCGACCAGCTTCTCGGGCAGCAGccagctccaccaccagcccagcaTCTACCCGACCACTTCCCATTCGCCGCTTTAGAGGACGACGAGTTTGCAAACCTCGACCTCGAGCTGTTGTTTGGACGTCATTTTGGCCGTAACAATCCGTAAGTCactcctttttttcctttccagTGAGTGAGAGCGGCAGAATCACATGTGGTAGTCCCACGGCAAACGATAAACTGCTCTCGTAGTGGGGGGAGCAGCAAACGTCCGTCCGGAACTCAAGCCACTGTGGACTTTTGAGTTCGTTCTTTCGAGCACAATCTTGaacctgctgctgggctGCCTCGACTGTTTGCCTGCACATGCATTCCGACAAGGGCATGTCTCTCACCTTCACCCATTTCCACACACTCAGCCCTCGCCGGCAGCATCGGGGTGTTTTCACCGTACCATGGGCAGCGCCCACTCCAAACAGGAATCAAGTCCCGATGCACGGGAGCCACCGCTGAAA is a window from the Podospora pseudocomata strain CBS 415.72m chromosome 6, whole genome shotgun sequence genome containing:
- a CDS encoding hypothetical protein (EggNog:ENOG503P6MJ; COG:S) produces the protein MGGQMYNLFGKQVASQYLAMGVLASLFGGVAVATSGGSAAKPTTPGATPPINASSSDEADFIKKFLEQEGSAEKKH
- a CDS encoding hypothetical protein (EggNog:ENOG503NYI4; COG:S); protein product: MVWPFSSSSTPSKPDQQTVHNATAETVKKVANTTKDFDPSTNLPEPKRLPAELQKIVDKADKDENFFDELYEGYVPPSTDSNVRYAAYASRFRTILLSAHRYVAYTSDIGESFRPVAHPNWVRAAYGISWAYILGDVSYEGYKAYWHNQRILNPAIELSSHQKKLLGVEATHDGTSPAKLTPGVVPPLEDYRTVMLQRGIFQSLASMGLPAFTIHSVVRYSGRAMKDVKNKTVRTWGPIGLGLAVVPFLPRIFDKPVENAVEWVFHKGFEAYGGEKMVGDAPLIGRERQLSEKPLPSGKEKRE
- a CDS encoding hypothetical protein (COG:S; EggNog:ENOG503NZEC), producing the protein MSSPNNPNETTYISMSPAALAARGTDASLVGAHCQYPPCNQLDFLPFKCQSCSQTYCSDHRTEDGHDCSQKGAWATRRRLAEQSKASLGGHKPVRDRDVLYAKPCAEGTCKTTIGTSLVPGVHCNACRRDYCLKHRLEEDHDCKSKPPVGARASALAAQQAAITTKATSALERLKLWGASKKEQYKDSRAAKAAGPSGLNAKGQTKLVAVNTLKKTAKGDAKIPPEKRVYLYVEAENETAKAKIPKGEFFFSQDWVVGRMLDSAAASLQVQNINNRSDKEEDKLRVFHVEGGRILDFGEKLGAALVSGNTVVLLRGVGAPEDLIKV
- a CDS encoding hypothetical protein (EggNog:ENOG503NW5A; COG:L) — translated: MPPHIPLKRLRSPSPEPPPKKRQSSTTSKKKAIAPPRKPTLFDDLDAGSTPRSSTKTSLLEIEASDDDTSSLTSLSDADFEDVPLDGPGTKRRKLSQPSSTEDEDIEFEDVPTPTAPAPDVAIPSQDLDLTLVRDTRINLAAAMGKKGPSKLERKIRIAAHGVHVQLLLWHNALRNAWCSDEEVMAIMISHLPPRLWEEVDRWRRSSGLEVQVEEPPPKGKTAGKGKGEGKATEKGREWGAAAKHLEKGAVDMSHGDPLFRLMKVLTSWWKQRFKITAPGLRKQGYMSLERLDRITKAFKQTNGDDQDRFGEKIDGLEGFRKRAQSCAGSRDVGAQLFTALLRGLGIEARLVASLQPLGFGWNKLEEADPEKEEHYLSESNPEKPPVPATKLPPPRAKKTPAKPPPKTARSTRHSQKPPPEPSSDLESLSDSSNDLIIPPSPSPPPTSPTKTPKKVYDQDLEYPHYWLEALSPATHKYLPLDPLKPLLATNPDLLSHFEPRGSKADRARQVMAYIIAHSPDGTAKDVTIRYLKGQQLPGRTKGSRLPPEKIPVYDKNGKVKRYEEYDWFKRVMSSYIRGRDPSHPLTEADTLENETDLKPAERVDKVVKEGEETLQYYKQSKEFVLERHLKREEALLPTAKPVKMFVQNKNKKPGAQGEAVYSRRDVVQVKSAETWHKQGRAPKQGEAPLKKVPYRAATTNRRREIAEAELATGAKVLQGLYSHAQTDWIIPPPIQDGKIPKNEYGNIDLFVPTMCPEGAVHVPFRGAGRVARRLGIDYAEAVVDFEFGHRMAVPVIQGVVVAEEFYEKMVEELERDEAERRRKEDEKRRKRALGMWRRMLMGLRIVERLEGHYGNVKEGEQEGGAGQIGGDVHMAGEGAGGFEAEEDQMAGGFLPEGHEADDLGGGGFFAEGQEEDEQHGRTTSGYFPTVHSDNDDDDGEDVLEIDHGDVSGVLSEAVSPEPASLSPSPRPEIEETKAPPRRSARRKAPVKPKAAAAGGKRGRRRRNVASTSSEEEEIEEGYEVFGSGED